In Argiope bruennichi chromosome X1, qqArgBrue1.1, whole genome shotgun sequence, the genomic stretch ATTTAAATCTCGGGAGTCATATccctgtttaaatatttatttttaaaaatacaaattacatgCAACAATGATTATgcttcagaataaaaattgaattatttttttctaagtaaacatgaggaattaaagaaaattgattgtGATCAGTTAAGGAGTGTAAAGttgtttgaaataaacatttaaatttggaataacaTGGCATTCATTAATGGTAGTTtctgtcttattattttttacatgttcttattaatattttctatatataaatgctattttttgcattttttattaacgGATAcccattacattttttaaaattcctttttattgcaatatcgataattctgcaatattaaaaaaaatatatcattcattcaTAACAAATAATGTGTTTGTGTGATGAATGATGatcatttgaaactgaaatttcagttgcttttcttgaaaaattatcaggtacagaaatttttttaattatttcccaaaaatttatttattgtttatgcaTTCCTTTGTTGAAATACTGTGAAGGAAACAAAAAGtgtttcatttacaaattctaaaaaattattcaattgtaatttaattttattgagataaagaaaggaatttttatgatgtaatttaatttagatgtaaaaaaaCAGGGAgatcttttatatttcttcattgaAAGGGATTTCAAAGAACAATGTCTTTATATTGTGTATGCATGAATGTATTATTATCTGTTTATAGCATGTCTTGTTTCTGAATTCCTTTgtgttctttttataataattataaaaagttattttgaacattagatttttcttatttatttagtgaACCTAGAAGTGACAATCTGATGTTATCTTtgagcattaattaattaaaatatttttttacttataataaagaataattatttatataacctATTTATTTCATAACTCTGTTTAATTCTTAGGCATAAAATATTGCACTTTGTTTTAAATGGAAGTAGGAAATCCagatgtttaataatattaatatgtttgATTGTGTGAGAAGACAtgctgaagttaaaaaaaattgtaactgtaGGAAAATATTAACAATGGGAAGCTGAAAGTATTATAATACTCTATATGGCATTCTAAGTTGgagaatacatattttaattttcatattatgcttgtataattatattatttgtataattcatCTTTACTTGAAAACTTCTATTTATTCTTACTTTTCCAGGCTTTTTATGAAACTTGACTTGGATAGTTTATTCTTCTGGTATGATGGTACTTATACAATTATAAAGACAacttataaaaaaagacaaaacttgTTACAGGAAAAGGTAAAGTTCACTTAAAATactctatttttattcattattttccagCTTAACGGCATGACATTTTAAATTGTGTTgcagaaatccaattcaaaatatttttgaaatgacaacatttggaaaatattttttattctaattattaataatttatttttaatgtaaaatttgaacttattgattttattttatttttaattttaaaatagaggttaatattttaattcaggtaTTTTTacacagtaaatatttatttatataataatttataatataattatattaatttattaatataataataatttatgcagcATTTTCTCACTACACACcctatgtatgtgtgtatatatatatatatatatataatttaataaagaataacagTGAAGATGTAAATatgtatgaaatgttttaatgaaacatAGTGAGGGGAACAAGTGGGGTGGAAAATATTTGTCAGGTGACAGTAGGTGTCagattttaataagaatagataaatttttccaaagaaaaatgagGTGAAGTAATATGTAGTTTTGTAGTTTACTTTTTACAATTGCATATATATTGAAAATCTATCgctattaataaaagaaagttattgagttaataataattaatcaaaacagttattttgaataattttatttagctgCCTTCCAGTTACACTTCTAgtgttcaattaaattttatgctattCTTTTTTACCCTTTCATTCTTGACCTAGCCAACAACTAGTTCAAATTCTAAGCTGTCAGGCTAGTTTTATTTCAAACGAATTTGCATGGCCGGATTGTTGATGAGagggttaaaaattataaataattaatgaaaaaatttagcttttgGTTGGTATAAAAATCCTTTGCCACTGTCTGTAATTCTTCATTGGTAATTTTCTTGAAGGATCTTTGGTTAGTTATTATTAATGAACCATTTCACAGAATTCCACTTCTTCATAGAGAAATAGCCACGGTTCTTGCTTTCTCCGGAATCTTCATTTTTGTTGCCAAGGTCGAGGGTCATTGATCCGAGAATCTCTCTAAATTTCTCTTCTTTACCATAAGTTAAACATGGCAAATGGATGGtattacagatttataataatattatcagaAGTAGTTTTATCATTGATACTAGAAATGCATTTGATGGGTATATAACATACTATTATgttgagaaatttttaacaaaatcaaaaatatctatgaattttttgtacttttaaaacaaatttttttataaaggttttcaaaattaaaaatgcagataTATATAATACACAATCCTctgaacaaagaaaataatacaaaaatcaacTGAATAATATTATACTATGATAACAATGCGAAAACCAGAAACAAGCagttaatgaatttcttttacagaattagaagaaatgtttatgaaattgaggatttgtctttataaaaatttttaaaagaagataattaAATCACTTAATACATGCTGCTATACCACAAAAATAGTTTACAAAATctttagaaacaatttatttgctttcttgtatacaaagtatactgtgaaaaagtattataatcatcaaaaaaattcaaatttgaagttttgacaaatttcctttggaaaattttggaattaggtATGTCTGTTGAATGCATTGACtcaaaaataaacacataacTCTCAAGTGtgagactgaaaataaaattctgagcacttTTGCTATTCACGTCTTTGCCTAATGTCCGCAATCTTATGCAGGAAGAGTGTGGATAactcctttattagagaatatgtaaaaatattttgaggacaTTGTtacctattatttttattttctcaagagATGCAAGCTTTATTAAGGTgtaccagaaaagaaaaatagaaattctgagtgaaagaaaagcaaatataatagtcaaattatgcaaaaacaactTCAAACAGAATTAGGACTAATAGCTAAATTAATTCTaagtaaaaaagatttaacatgagaggattttctattttatgtgaaaaaaaaaatctaatgagaTAACCTGAatccttttataattttgtattaaaaaaccGATTGAATGGTTGCATAATCAACTCGGAATAGCATACTatagtagaaagaaaaattatgtaatcCATCAGTTTGTAgcacagaataattttaaatacggtgtaaataatttagaaatatccaTAACAAAATTTAGgctaaaatagaaaattgtttttcagaCAATCTGGTTTTTGTTGttgtattggattttttttaactaattaaatatttagtcaaagattttaaattaaataactttattttttatgaaattataagaattttatgtttgtaaaaaatattccagttcttaaaaaaagatttctttcattCTAGCTGTTATCTAATTATGTTGCTGTTGCTCATAATTGCCATTCTAAATACGTTCGCTTTGGTGGAGTATGGTTATTCCTGCTCATCAAAGACAGAAGCAGAACGTATAAATTTCGGCATGAAACTGCAGCATGCCCTCCTGGAATTCACAGACTCTTTTTTGCCACATATGAAAGAGGAAGAAGAGGTAGCtgcattttcatttgtaaaaactgatttttaagtcTGTGAATATGCATGCtgagaaaattgtctttttactTTTAGACTAGCTTTCTCCAATGctcttaaacatttttacttacatttgcTGTTATATACATATGTTTGGTTAATTCAATATCAGTAAATCTTATTCAGTTAGTAAATGCTGTTGTTAATAAATGAGCATATTAACTTATGTATCCATCTTCCTTCccaaaattattagattattattctttgtttattaatatgtttCTAACTTCTCTAGAAactgttaaacatttttatttgtaataatttttaaaattatatgtcttCATCTGAAAAGTATTTGTCTCTTGAGTGATATATAGAAAAGgaataattgaaatgtttaaccatttgcaccccccccccttttttttttacctttattggaatttatttagTGTTCTTTGCCCTAAAGGGAGCACAGTTTATGTAGAGAACAACTAATTAGCACCGAATCACCTGatcaaaataatactaatattatttataacatagggcaatgtattttgatttattttttctcttataaaataattatttttaattttggatgcTGAACTAGAGTAtgacaatgaaaattttgaattcggtttccattcttaatataattgtaacaaattatttttaaaatgaagcaatttGTTTCTATATGTATATACATGCTTACTGTATATTACAAGGTCCTTTAGATTGGCCATTTTATGGTTGTTCAGAATCATTCTTAGAAACTGTCCTACAATAGTCTGCCAGTCAGCTTATCTGGCATTTTCCCTCCTATTTCTCTTGTATTCAGATAGAAAAATTGTATCTGTAATCTATTATTGGCTTTTGTTgttatatttcttaagaaatttcttgacatttgaaaaacactttaattttttcttttttttctggtcTTATTGAGTGTATGTCCAAAGTTTTAATCCcaagtcaatatatatatataatatatatgagttacgcaagtttttattaaattttcggaatgctaaatgttaaaaaatcatcTATAAGCACATTTTGAATATGGCTTTGTTTTGTCGTCATTTTTATGGTAATTTGGCCAGTTTTATGATGGTAGTAGCCCTTCCGGAATTATTGGTTCTTAGTTTTAtgaaactgcaaataaaatttctaaaaatagcgAATTAGTGTAAGCGGAAATTTACACTTCCCATCCTAGCTGTGTCGCATCTTATGAATTGTTTCATATCAAACACAAACTGTTTGGTTGTGTTCTCCtacataaaaatcaatattttcaaaaatgatgtatCTATCTAAATGAACTGgtagtttgttaattttaagaaatattgaaaaggttgaaaaatttttaattttataaaaattaacttaattttttggtatggatagtttttttcatgtttataatctttttatttgtttctgtccAAATCAAAAAGACTTCATTTGTTTTGCAATAGAAGACATTGTGCAAGtacagatataaatattaaaattttaagaatgtgcttttaaTCTCAGCTTTTCGTGTCATCTGAGATGGTTCGTCTTGCATCACTCACGATCTTTTCCGATTAACGTTATTAACTGACCACCTTTCGTCGCCAGTAATTAAGCGTTTcggaaatttatcaatttttttgcgTTTCAGGTGCAATTCGCAAATGCTAATACATtgcatcaaataaatttctttaagctGATGAGTGATCCATAAGTAAAGTTTCTTGATACCGgcacaatgtttaaatttttttttaatacatgtatgCAATACATTGGGCGTCTCTGAAATCTCGCATGTATTGCTATGACGATCTGAATCGATAATGACCTTGAGCTTCAACCAGACGACCAGATCCTTGCGCCTTTTTCAGTAAACattcaccagaacgaaatttggcaaatcGATTTTGACACTGCCTTTCCTTCAATGCTTCATTCGTATATACGGCACATAATTTCTTGTGTGCTTACGATGCATTCTTgccttttccgaaaaaaaaatacaacatgtCTGAAATGCACGTGTTGTTCTACCAATtttaatttggtataaaaacgaaactaaataactaatcgatatatatttttttctaaattgaaggTGGAAGTCCAAACAACAAGAAAACAATATAGGTTAGGTGCTTTGAACACACTGACAAAAAACATCTTAGAAGTGAAGAATATACTAAGTCATCTGTTGACGCAATctcttagttgccaacccaatataatATTTGGAGAAAATTGTCAACTGTAATTCAAGGTCATGAGAATTCTATTTGTTActggaattcatttttatattttgttcgactaattataaaacaaaataagttagtataaataaggaaataggGCAACTTAAACTACAATTTCAAAAAACTGAAGTTGTGATTctgtttttgcatttaataattttccattttgaggaacctgaaaaataaaaggaatgcttaataatgaaagctttttaagtttaatcgaattgttaaataaataagatgttgtGCTACTGGatgatataaacaaaataaaaaattcgaaaaatagaattgtgcatcatttaatGCATAGATCATaaggacaaattatttttgtgttaggGAATGTAGTCcttaacaaaattagaaataatataaatgcagCCCCATACTACAAAATCCTAAAGGATTatactcctgatatttcccatacAGAACCAACTTCAGGCATTTTtatgtgtttaaattttgaagagaaaatattaacgATAAATGAGTCATTTCTAGGGTTTattgatgtgactggagaagtgctggcaaaaattactgaaaagatTAAGTAAGCTACATTTAGATATTATGAGTTGTGGAAGGCAGCATATGACAACGGTACGCACATGAAAGGGGTATATAATGGTTTACAATCTAGAATAAGTGTTCTAAACCCTTATGCAATATATGTGCCTTGCCTatcacactttttaaatttattaatttgtgatgccttTTCAAGCAATATGTGtcgtaaacattttattttattgtttatttattttcgatatcTCAAcatttatgttactttttttcaaatctacaaaaagatgagaaattctacaaaagcatttaagtGTTACTCTTAAATCAATTTGCGACACTCTATGCAAAGTCAAAATAGATTCGGTTAAAGTTGTGTATGCAcagtttgaacaaatttgtaatgccctagaatttattgatgtaaataatGATTATACAGCTGTATCAGTGTAAAGCTAAAAGTCTATTAGATTCAAAACAAGAAATGccgtttattttatgtttactagtattatttggaatattgttcaaaattgccaatgaaattaataaataaatcaatgaactatttcaaacaaaaacaattgttcttgactcagcttttaatttagtcaataaaattaaagctgaaatccaaaatttaagaacaaaatttgacacatttttagacgaagcaaaagcgccacataattcgaatattttaggatattttcctgaaaaacgaattcgaaaaagaaaaaattatatttagaaatagtaGAAGATGAAGTTGTAGAAAATCTGCTAGatgaatttagatgttattttttaacactgtacTTAATACTTTATTGCACAGGCGGAATAAAGTTTGACAGGTTTTTAATGATATGACTGATATGAAATCTTCAGaatcataaattagaaaaatgttccaaaaacttcgTAAACATAGATGTAGATTGAAAAGTTTATCGAATTGCTACAGGATTTGATTCTGAATGATAGATATGTAAATAATAGACAAGtcatattgcattaataattatatttataataaataattatatttatttatttctaaatatattaactgtgttaaaGCTTTTCTTTGTTTTGCCAATTACTATAGCAAGTGCTGAGAGCTTTTTCAGcaacaaattgaaattaataaagaattaacttCTGTCAAGCATGTGTGCAGAacacttaaatgcacttgctgtactaaacatcgaaaaagaaattccgaaaaattgtaattttcctgaaataattaatagcaaaagcAAAATCACGCATTAAGTAAACATACCATTGTAATATATGTCCATGTTTGCacattccctcccccccccctcttttacaaaaataattaggaTCTCAAATGATTTCTCGCACCCGGACCCTTTTTAGATAAGGGCGACACTAGAAAGAACtagtaaatttaatacatttgtccatatttttaatcaattagaattttaaatgaatcataaaaattacagattttaataaagtaaatttaaaaaaatatcagtaatctTATCTTTTTGACTCgcttctgaaatataaattttaaaactctgacAAGTGTAATTTATATACAGACTATTCATTTTAGGCGGCCAACTGGTCACtaggaatattgattatatttgatttcaaataaatccgTGATTCTCTCAAATTGTCTGAATAAAGCTGTGTTATATTACTTGTCTTAAATAAGTTCTGTTTGTTATGTCCATGATTCTTTTTTAATGGAGACTATTCTATAACATCATAGCATTATTACAAACATAAATATCTGcttcatatatcttttaaatttctcaatattgTAGCTTCCCTTCTTTTGCTTGCCTTcaaaattacacagatattaaacagtatccccattctttaaatttgaaaaacggAAGAAAATGTCGCtgttatatatttgatgaaacaatgaaaatggtttaaattgcAGGACAaacaatgtaatctgttgttggaaatcggtaaaaaaaatatttttaaaaaattgccgaaattcaacaaaaatttgcattattgttaaatttgtatcattaaaaaggcaatttttgaagcagtttaaaattcatttttgtgcagtaatattttccgaaattattGCGAGAAATTTCCAGAATgcaacttgatttttaattagttaaaattagacaaaaatcgCTCCAAGGTGCACTTTTCCGCTCTCCATGTTATATATGTATCGAATTTcatagctgtaagtcaaacggtctgatcTGTAGAGCGGCCAATACACACATTCATTATTAATTGTCATagtgatattatatgatattgtgACGAACTTTCAAAAAAAGacattgaatattaaaaacattgaagTTTCCTTCATATTCTTTActggtaatttattttttgcttataatcttttttattattcagtgcttattattatgaaattgtgtatttttatagACCAATAATTAACATTGTCTTTTCTCTATTTTCAGAAAACAGGAGACGCCAGTAGAATTGGTGAAAATACGTTCCTTCATCCATTTTCCTGTAACAAGACAGAAGCAACATGAATTTGATCTCGCAATGTAGTATGGAAACTGGAAATGTTAATGTAGAGGTGGATTGATTATAAAGATAGTCCATCTTTTCATTACCATTTCGAAGGTTTTCATACACACCTACAGTCATCATCAGGAATTATCTTCATCAACTATAGTCATTAGCTAGTTCTTCAACTCTAATTGatgagtttcaaatatttattgtatgtGGAATTGTATTCTAAAGTGTCTACTTTGTGTTATAAAGTTGTAAAATTTGTTctctatttttatcaaaattgaaatttatcagTGGCATAGTGGTGGTGACC encodes the following:
- the LOC129958698 gene encoding uncharacterized protein LOC129958698, translated to MILIKMGANLEIKHLKRLRKHFLWLFMKLDLDSLFFWYDGTYTIIKTTYKKRQNLLQEKLLSNYVAVAHNCHSKYVRFGGVWLFLLIKDRSRTYKFRHETAACPPGIHRLFFATYERGRRGSCIFICKN